From Streptomyces sp. TLI_053, a single genomic window includes:
- a CDS encoding MerR family transcriptional regulator encodes MEQQLFSITAVAEAFGLSVPALRYYEERGLVGPAARRGRVRYYDHAGLQRLAYAQLWHDDGLMPIADTAAVLESERVEDRRALITEQRDEMLARIRRLTRAAAVLEHMLDCRTDRPLDCPMTGAYIRARVDAALSGTEFTDDFLPQHPDEQRPRPAKSRRRPPAE; translated from the coding sequence ATGGAGCAGCAACTGTTCTCGATCACCGCGGTGGCCGAGGCGTTCGGCCTGTCCGTGCCCGCGCTGCGCTACTACGAGGAGCGTGGTCTGGTCGGCCCCGCCGCCCGGCGCGGGCGGGTGCGCTACTACGACCACGCCGGTCTGCAGCGGCTCGCGTACGCCCAGCTGTGGCACGACGACGGCCTGATGCCGATCGCCGACACCGCCGCCGTACTGGAGAGCGAGCGCGTCGAGGACCGGCGCGCCCTGATCACCGAGCAGCGGGACGAGATGCTGGCACGGATCCGCCGGCTCACCCGGGCCGCCGCCGTCCTGGAACACATGCTGGACTGCCGTACCGACCGCCCGCTGGACTGCCCGATGACCGGCGCCTACATCCGCGCCCGGGTCGACGCAGCCCTCAGCGGCACGGAGTTCACGGACGACTTCCTGCCCCAGCACCCCGACGAGCAGCGGCCGCGCCCTGCGAAGTCCCGCCGTCGACCGCCGGCGGAATGA
- a CDS encoding MFS transporter, whose amino-acid sequence MPVSSSAGTPAGPAVGPPAGPATGPAAGTTTAKPAPPAPTGTGHPAPAAGVLLVVGFVLLSLNTRVAFGQIGPLAPVAHFGSATVTVLGLLPPLCMGLFAPLAPLVRRRLGEERGLLWAGVVLVAGAVLRMLGMPGLYAGTVVVSLATAIVNVLVPVFVRTRFSHRHVGTMMGVYALSMGVGSAIVAALVAPVAQASGGSWQLAVGIAVVPAVLAVVGIAPQVRVHRPGPRPASPADATTAARPHVARTGLAWSLTAFFGIQTLAFYTALAWLPSVLIASGTGRTAAGTCQAVLILGVAVGGFLAPVLAAPRADQRPHILGTVLVCATGFTGLMLAPTGLPALWAAVLGIGLGAGQALPGVLYARRGTDHDHVAALSTMAQTCGYLIAATGPALAAGLHGATGSWTVPLAAVTAALLLGGALSSRAGHDPG is encoded by the coding sequence GTGCCGGTCTCCTCCTCCGCCGGAACACCCGCCGGACCAGCCGTCGGACCACCCGCCGGACCAGCCACCGGGCCCGCCGCCGGAACCACCACCGCAAAGCCCGCACCTCCCGCCCCCACCGGCACCGGCCACCCCGCGCCCGCGGCGGGCGTGCTGCTCGTCGTCGGCTTCGTGCTGTTGAGCCTGAACACCCGGGTCGCGTTCGGGCAGATCGGACCACTGGCCCCGGTCGCCCACTTCGGCTCCGCCACGGTGACCGTGCTGGGCCTGCTTCCCCCTCTGTGCATGGGCCTGTTCGCACCGCTCGCCCCGCTGGTGCGGCGCCGGCTCGGCGAGGAGCGCGGCCTGCTGTGGGCCGGCGTCGTCCTGGTCGCCGGTGCGGTCCTGCGCATGCTCGGGATGCCGGGCCTGTACGCCGGAACCGTCGTCGTCAGCCTCGCCACGGCGATCGTCAACGTCCTCGTGCCGGTCTTCGTCCGGACCCGCTTCTCCCACCGGCACGTCGGCACCATGATGGGCGTCTACGCGCTGTCCATGGGCGTCGGCTCGGCGATCGTCGCGGCCCTGGTCGCGCCCGTCGCCCAGGCCTCCGGAGGCTCCTGGCAGCTCGCGGTCGGCATCGCCGTCGTACCGGCCGTGCTCGCGGTGGTGGGAATCGCCCCGCAGGTCCGCGTCCACCGGCCCGGACCCCGGCCCGCGAGCCCGGCGGACGCAACGACCGCAGCACGCCCGCATGTGGCGCGCACCGGGCTGGCGTGGAGCCTGACGGCCTTCTTCGGCATCCAGACCCTCGCCTTCTACACGGCGCTCGCCTGGCTGCCCTCCGTCCTCATCGCCTCCGGCACCGGCCGGACGGCCGCCGGAACCTGCCAGGCCGTCCTCATCCTCGGCGTGGCCGTGGGCGGATTCCTCGCCCCCGTGCTGGCCGCCCCCCGCGCCGACCAGCGCCCCCACATCCTGGGCACCGTCCTGGTCTGTGCCACCGGGTTCACCGGACTGATGCTCGCGCCGACGGGGCTCCCGGCCCTGTGGGCGGCCGTCCTCGGCATCGGTCTGGGCGCCGGACAGGCCCTCCCGGGTGTGCTCTACGCCCGCCGGGGCACCGACCACGACCACGTCGCCGCCCTGTCGACCATGGCCCAGACGTGCGGCTACCTCATCGCCGCCACCGGCCCGGCCCTCGCCGCCGGCCTCCACGGCGCGACCGGCTCCTGGACCGTCCCGCTCGCGGCGGTCACCGCGGCCCTGCTCCTCGGCGGCGCCCTGAGCAGCCGGGCAGGTCACGACCCCGGCTGA
- the rpmF gene encoding 50S ribosomal protein L32, which yields MAVPKRRTSRSNTRHRRSRWKAAAPQLVPITVDGRAQLVPRNLVNACRRGLLEP from the coding sequence ATGGCCGTACCCAAGCGCAGGACGTCCCGCAGCAACACCCGCCACCGCCGGTCGCGGTGGAAGGCCGCGGCCCCGCAGCTCGTCCCGATCACCGTCGACGGGCGCGCGCAACTGGTGCCGCGCAACCTCGTCAACGCCTGTCGGCGAGGGTTGCTGGAGCCGTGA
- a CDS encoding GTP-binding protein — MPEHLRLPVVVVAGLHRAERRRAVRELMEHAVDGVVLHHDLRDASRRTVHRELRDADGTVAVADVPLSNGCSCCALREDLLPELLRLAESGRHGLAVVELWGGSDPQPAVEVIANGEVNGRPTADVVELAGVVVAVDPDRLLGELSVPDELAEHGEHTSPDDTRTRAGALAHQIEYATTLAVARGSGTGLAMLRQLHPTARRVLLGTGELVRAALGGFDVAAARDRVDPALALLPQQADEAGVTTLVWERRRPLHPGRLYEALELLVPAAQRSRGRFWLASRPELMLGWDCAGANLAVEDCGPWLAGLPDAAWERCPPARRAAAALDWHPAHGDRIQQLVFTAEGLDVDGITGLLESCLLTDAELAAGEAGWKNLPDAFEDLLEPAP; from the coding sequence ATGCCCGAACACCTCAGGCTCCCCGTCGTGGTGGTGGCCGGCCTGCATCGCGCCGAACGGCGGCGCGCCGTCAGGGAGTTGATGGAACACGCCGTCGACGGCGTGGTCCTCCACCACGACCTGCGCGACGCCTCGCGCCGAACGGTCCACCGCGAACTCCGCGACGCCGACGGGACCGTAGCGGTGGCTGACGTGCCACTGAGCAACGGCTGCTCCTGCTGCGCCCTGCGCGAGGACCTGCTGCCGGAGCTGCTGCGCCTGGCCGAGAGTGGCCGGCACGGGCTGGCGGTGGTGGAGTTGTGGGGCGGCAGCGACCCGCAGCCGGCGGTCGAGGTGATCGCGAACGGCGAGGTGAACGGTCGCCCGACGGCGGACGTCGTCGAACTCGCCGGTGTGGTCGTCGCGGTGGACCCGGACCGGCTGCTGGGCGAGCTCTCCGTCCCGGACGAGCTGGCCGAGCACGGCGAGCACACGTCGCCGGACGACACCCGCACCCGCGCCGGGGCCCTGGCCCACCAGATCGAGTACGCCACGACCCTCGCGGTCGCCCGTGGCAGCGGGACCGGCCTCGCGATGCTGCGCCAACTGCACCCCACCGCGCGGCGGGTCCTGCTCGGGACCGGTGAGCTGGTGCGCGCGGCTCTGGGCGGCTTCGACGTGGCCGCTGCCCGCGACCGGGTGGATCCCGCCCTCGCGCTGCTGCCGCAGCAGGCCGACGAGGCGGGCGTGACCACCCTGGTGTGGGAACGGCGGCGTCCGTTGCACCCGGGTCGGCTGTACGAGGCACTGGAACTGCTCGTCCCGGCCGCCCAGCGCAGCCGCGGCCGTTTCTGGCTGGCCAGCCGGCCCGAGCTGATGCTCGGCTGGGACTGCGCCGGTGCGAACCTCGCCGTCGAGGACTGCGGCCCGTGGCTGGCCGGACTTCCGGACGCCGCCTGGGAGCGCTGCCCGCCCGCCCGGCGGGCCGCCGCGGCCCTCGACTGGCATCCGGCACACGGTGACCGGATCCAGCAACTCGTCTTCACGGCCGAGGGGCTGGACGTCGACGGGATCACCGGACTGCTCGAATCCTGCCTGCTCACCGATGCCGAACTGGCGGCGGGGGAGGCCGGCTGGAAGAACCTGCCCGACGCTTTCGAGGACCTGCTCGAACCCGCCCCCTGA
- the rpmB gene encoding 50S ribosomal protein L28: MSAHCQLTGRKPGFGNTISHSHRRTARRFGPNIQRRRYWLPSEGRYVRLALSAKGIKTVDVIGVEAAVARIRARGEKV; encoded by the coding sequence ATGTCCGCACACTGCCAACTGACCGGCCGGAAGCCGGGGTTCGGCAACACGATCTCGCACTCGCACCGCCGCACCGCGCGCCGTTTCGGCCCCAACATCCAGCGCAGGCGCTACTGGCTGCCCAGTGAGGGCCGGTACGTCCGGCTCGCGCTCAGTGCCAAGGGGATCAAGACCGTCGACGTGATCGGCGTCGAGGCCGCCGTCGCCCGGATCCGGGCCCGGGGGGAGAAGGTCTGA
- the rpmG gene encoding 50S ribosomal protein L33 — MARNELRPIIKLRSTAGTGCTYVTRKNRRNDPDRLVLRKYDPVARRHVDFREER; from the coding sequence GTGGCCCGCAACGAACTGCGCCCGATCATCAAGCTCCGCTCCACCGCCGGTACCGGCTGCACGTACGTGACCCGCAAGAACCGCCGCAACGACCCCGACCGGCTGGTCCTGCGCAAGTACGACCCCGTCGCCCGCCGGCATGTCGACTTCCGTGAGGAACGCTGA
- a CDS encoding Ms4533A family Cys-rich leader peptide has product MSDRHPTERAAIELALIGVAAHCVSDNLCR; this is encoded by the coding sequence ATGTCCGACCGCCACCCCACCGAGCGCGCCGCCATCGAGCTGGCGCTGATCGGCGTGGCCGCGCACTGCGTTTCCGACAATCTCTGTCGCTGA
- a CDS encoding ABC transporter substrate-binding protein, with the protein MSRTTLPLRHLAAATVTVALVVGLAACGPKADGDGGTGKDAAPQRGGTLTVLNQNPQEQFDPARLYTSGGGNVPSLVFRTLTTRNRADGPAGAKVVPDLATDTGTPSEGATVWTYRLKDGLKFEDGSPITTADIKYGIERSFAPELSGGAPFLRDWLIGAADYQGPYKDGRTLDAIETPDERTIVFRLNKPEGDFPYLATQTQFAPVPKAKDTGAKYQEHPVSSGPYRVVKNENDGAHLVLERNPNWSSATDDQRKAYPETVDVQSGLDAAVINQRLTAGTGADAAAVTTDTNLGPSELAQVKDDKALAARVGTGHFGFVNYLAFNPKVKPFDNPKVRQAVAYAINRTSVVNAAGGSSLAEAATTYLPTQETFGHTPYDPFPAGATGNPEKAKEALREAGYPDGLTITLTHSSVTGKGNGPDLATAVQDGLKAAGITVQLESLDSTRYSKTVHTVSTEPGLFLATWGADWPSGGPFLAPIFDGRQIVTDGYNFNSAQLDDPSVNDEIDRINAITDHAEAAKRWGALDKRIGEQALTVPLYHPVYKRLAGKDVRNIVISDWTGVLDISQVAVK; encoded by the coding sequence ATGTCTCGAACCACCCTTCCCCTCCGCCACCTCGCCGCGGCGACCGTCACCGTCGCACTCGTCGTCGGACTGGCGGCGTGCGGCCCGAAGGCCGACGGCGACGGTGGCACCGGCAAGGACGCCGCTCCCCAGCGGGGCGGCACCCTCACCGTCCTCAACCAGAACCCGCAGGAGCAGTTCGACCCCGCGCGGCTCTACACCTCCGGCGGCGGCAACGTCCCGTCCCTGGTCTTCCGCACCCTCACCACCCGCAACCGGGCCGACGGTCCGGCCGGCGCCAAGGTCGTCCCCGACCTCGCCACCGACACCGGCACCCCCTCCGAAGGTGCCACCGTGTGGACGTACCGCCTCAAGGACGGCCTGAAGTTCGAGGACGGTTCGCCGATCACCACCGCCGATATCAAGTACGGCATCGAAAGGTCATTCGCCCCCGAACTCTCCGGTGGGGCACCGTTCCTGAGGGACTGGCTGATCGGTGCCGCCGACTACCAGGGCCCGTACAAGGACGGCCGCACCCTGGACGCCATCGAGACACCGGACGAGAGGACGATCGTCTTCCGCCTCAACAAGCCCGAGGGCGACTTCCCCTACCTGGCGACCCAGACGCAGTTCGCGCCCGTCCCCAAGGCCAAGGACACCGGGGCGAAGTACCAGGAGCACCCCGTCTCCTCCGGCCCCTACCGGGTGGTCAAGAACGAGAACGACGGCGCGCACCTCGTCCTCGAGCGCAACCCCAACTGGTCCTCGGCGACCGACGACCAGCGCAAGGCGTACCCGGAGACCGTCGACGTGCAGTCCGGTCTCGACGCCGCGGTGATCAACCAGCGGCTGACCGCCGGCACCGGGGCCGACGCGGCCGCCGTCACCACCGACACCAACCTCGGCCCCTCCGAACTCGCCCAGGTGAAGGACGACAAGGCCCTCGCCGCGCGGGTCGGCACCGGCCACTTCGGCTTCGTCAACTACCTGGCGTTCAACCCCAAGGTGAAGCCCTTCGACAACCCCAAGGTGCGCCAGGCCGTGGCCTACGCGATCAACCGCACCTCGGTCGTCAACGCGGCCGGCGGCTCCTCGCTCGCCGAGGCCGCCACCACCTACCTGCCGACCCAGGAAACCTTCGGCCACACGCCGTACGACCCGTTCCCGGCCGGTGCCACCGGCAACCCGGAGAAGGCCAAGGAGGCGCTGAGGGAAGCCGGTTACCCGGACGGCCTGACCATCACGCTCACCCACTCCAGCGTCACGGGCAAGGGCAACGGCCCGGACCTCGCCACCGCCGTCCAGGACGGTCTGAAGGCGGCCGGGATCACCGTCCAGCTGGAGTCCCTGGACTCCACCCGGTACTCCAAGACCGTCCACACCGTCAGCACCGAACCCGGCCTCTTCCTCGCCACCTGGGGCGCCGACTGGCCGTCCGGCGGCCCGTTCCTCGCACCGATCTTCGACGGCCGGCAGATCGTCACCGACGGCTACAACTTCAACTCCGCGCAGCTGGACGACCCTTCGGTGAACGACGAGATCGACCGGATCAACGCGATCACCGACCACGCCGAGGCCGCCAAGCGGTGGGGCGCCCTGGACAAGCGGATCGGCGAGCAGGCCCTCACCGTCCCGCTGTACCACCCCGTCTACAAGCGGCTCGCCGGCAAGGACGTCCGCAACATCGTGATCAGCGACTGGACCGGCGTGCTGGACATCTCCCAGGTCGCGGTCAAGTAG
- a CDS encoding ABC transporter permease, with protein MTPQKPGAGEVLTASPAPGGRQVWRRLLARRAAVAAGLVILLLALVAVAAPLLSALEGQDPTGYHNDLLDSAAGGVPTGSFGGVGAEHWLGVEPGTGRDVFARLVHGARISLLVAVGATFVQVTLGVLLGLAAGLGSRVLDQLIGNTTEVMLALPSLVFAISLMAVVPSGFPRPLLLTLVIGLLGWAGTSRLVRAQTLSLRQLDYVAAARLAGASRWRIARRELLPSLAAPVITYAAVLLPSNVIAEAGLSFLGVGVKPPTSSWGQMLSGATTWFRADPMYVLLPSALLFVTVLSFTVLGDAVRTELDPRAASRLRVGTARGSAGPTTDGPAPEPGPSSSDRPGPSDASRPGPPNAARPGPPSAPEEATA; from the coding sequence ATGACTCCACAGAAGCCCGGCGCCGGGGAGGTCCTCACGGCCTCCCCGGCCCCCGGGGGACGGCAGGTGTGGCGGCGGCTGCTCGCGCGGCGCGCCGCCGTCGCCGCCGGCCTCGTCATCCTCCTGCTCGCCCTGGTCGCGGTGGCGGCGCCGCTGCTCAGCGCACTCGAGGGCCAGGACCCCACCGGCTACCACAACGACCTGCTCGACTCGGCGGCCGGCGGGGTGCCCACCGGTTCCTTCGGCGGAGTCGGCGCCGAGCACTGGCTGGGCGTCGAGCCCGGTACGGGGCGGGACGTCTTCGCCCGGCTCGTCCACGGTGCCCGGATCTCGCTGCTCGTCGCCGTCGGCGCCACCTTCGTCCAGGTCACGCTCGGCGTCCTGCTCGGCCTCGCCGCCGGTCTCGGCAGCCGGGTGCTCGACCAACTGATCGGCAACACCACCGAGGTGATGCTCGCGCTGCCCTCGCTCGTCTTCGCCATCTCGCTGATGGCGGTGGTGCCCTCCGGCTTCCCGCGACCGCTCCTGCTGACCCTCGTCATCGGGCTGCTCGGCTGGGCCGGCACCTCCCGGCTGGTCCGGGCGCAGACGCTCAGCCTCCGGCAGCTCGACTACGTGGCCGCGGCCCGACTGGCCGGCGCGAGCCGCTGGCGGATCGCCCGCCGGGAGCTGCTGCCCTCGCTCGCCGCGCCGGTCATCACCTACGCGGCGGTACTGCTGCCGTCCAACGTGATCGCCGAGGCCGGGCTGTCGTTCCTCGGTGTGGGCGTCAAGCCGCCGACCTCGTCCTGGGGGCAGATGCTCTCCGGCGCGACCACCTGGTTCCGCGCCGACCCGATGTACGTGCTGCTGCCGTCCGCGCTGCTGTTCGTCACGGTGCTCTCCTTCACCGTGCTCGGCGACGCCGTCCGGACCGAGCTCGACCCCCGCGCGGCCTCCCGGCTGCGGGTCGGCACGGCACGCGGCAGCGCCGGTCCGACGACGGACGGGCCCGCACCGGAGCCCGGCCCGTCGTCGTCCGACCGCCCGGGGCCGTCGGACGCGTCCCGCCCGGGTCCGCCGAACGCGGCCCGCCCCGGCCCGCCGTCCGCCCCCGAGGAGGCCACCGCATGA
- a CDS encoding ABC transporter permease yields MTRFLLRKAIGMLGVLLALSLLVYAVFYIAPGDPAQLACGEKCSPAQVAQVRERLGLDAPLHLQYARFLQGIVAGRDFSAGTGLLHCPAPCLGVSYRSGEQVTDMITARLPVTASLALGAMVLWLVLGVGTGLVSALRRGRLSERLLTGLTLAGSSVPVFVIGLVLLIVLCAQLQWLPFPSYVPLTEDPQQWFWGLLLPWVSLALIECAKYARLTRSSMLEALADDHIRTFRAYGVSERRLVTRHALRGALAPVITLTAIDLGTMFGSAVLTESLFGLAGLGKLLVTSVGLIDLPTVVGLTLVTGFCVVLANVVADVLYAVTDRRVVLT; encoded by the coding sequence ATGACCCGCTTCCTGCTCCGCAAGGCCATCGGCATGCTCGGTGTCCTGCTGGCCCTCTCCCTGCTCGTCTACGCGGTCTTCTACATCGCCCCCGGCGACCCCGCCCAGCTCGCCTGCGGCGAGAAGTGCAGCCCCGCCCAGGTCGCCCAGGTGCGCGAACGGCTGGGCCTCGACGCACCGCTCCACCTCCAGTACGCCCGTTTCCTCCAGGGCATCGTCGCCGGGCGGGACTTCAGCGCCGGCACCGGCCTGCTGCACTGCCCCGCTCCCTGCCTGGGCGTCTCCTACCGGAGCGGTGAGCAGGTCACCGACATGATCACTGCCCGGCTCCCGGTGACGGCCTCGCTCGCACTCGGCGCGATGGTGCTCTGGCTGGTCCTCGGCGTCGGCACCGGCCTGGTCTCGGCCCTGCGCCGCGGCCGGCTCAGCGAGCGCCTGCTGACCGGGCTGACGCTGGCCGGCAGCTCCGTGCCGGTCTTCGTCATCGGCCTGGTGCTGCTCATCGTCCTCTGCGCCCAGCTCCAGTGGCTGCCGTTCCCGAGCTACGTCCCGCTCACCGAGGATCCCCAGCAGTGGTTCTGGGGCCTGCTGCTGCCCTGGGTCTCGCTCGCACTCATCGAGTGCGCCAAGTACGCCCGGCTCACCCGCTCCTCCATGCTGGAGGCGCTCGCCGACGACCACATCCGGACCTTCCGGGCGTACGGCGTCAGTGAGCGGCGCCTGGTGACCCGGCACGCGCTGCGCGGCGCGCTCGCTCCGGTGATCACGCTCACCGCCATCGACCTGGGGACCATGTTCGGGTCCGCCGTGCTGACCGAGTCGCTCTTCGGTCTCGCGGGGCTCGGCAAACTGCTGGTCACCTCGGTCGGCCTGATCGACCTGCCGACCGTCGTCGGCCTGACCCTCGTCACCGGGTTCTGCGTGGTCCTCGCCAACGTCGTCGCGGACGTGCTCTACGCGGTGACCGACCGAAGGGTGGTCCTGACATGA
- a CDS encoding ABC transporter ATP-binding protein codes for MSPEPLVDVRDLVVDFPVGDGHVRAVDGVGFTLEAGQALGIVGESGSGKSTVAYGLLGLHRGTGARIGGSVRVAGVDAVTAGSTELRRLRGGLAAMVFQDPLSALDPYYAVGDQIAEVVRVHREVSRRAARTRAVEVLDRVGIPDAARRSRARPHEFSGGMRQRVLIAMALACEPRLLVADEPTTALDVTVQAQVLDLLHELRAETGAGLVLVTHDLGVVAGSVDRVLVMKDGRAVEHGPVAEVLGTPREPYTRTLLAAVPRVDAARAPRTPQPLVEPTGPTGLSKPIGPTGTGDLLLEATDLRKEFAGRGSLGRRAAPVTAVDGVSLTVRAGETLGVVGESGSGKTTLGRMLVRLLEPTGGRLHYRGRDIGALEEKELRPIRQELQMVFQDPVSSLNPRRSIGESVADPLRIAGGTDERRIRTRVGELLERVGLDPDWYHRYPHEFSGGQRQRVGIARALAPEPRLIVCDEPVSALDVTTQAQVVELLGTLQRDLGLALIFVAHDLAVVRQVSDRVAVMQSGRIVEQGDADTVYDSPQHPYTKGLLAAVPVLDPVEAAARRHLRLATAGA; via the coding sequence ATGAGCCCCGAACCCCTGGTGGACGTCCGGGACCTGGTCGTCGACTTCCCGGTCGGCGACGGCCACGTACGGGCCGTCGACGGCGTCGGCTTCACGCTGGAGGCCGGGCAGGCCCTCGGCATCGTCGGCGAGTCCGGCTCCGGAAAGAGCACCGTCGCCTACGGTCTGCTCGGCCTCCACCGCGGCACCGGCGCCCGGATCGGCGGTTCCGTCCGTGTCGCCGGCGTCGACGCCGTCACCGCCGGGAGTACCGAACTCCGGCGCCTGCGCGGCGGACTGGCCGCCATGGTGTTCCAGGACCCGCTCTCCGCGCTCGACCCGTACTACGCGGTGGGCGACCAGATCGCCGAGGTCGTGCGGGTCCACCGGGAGGTCTCCCGCCGGGCCGCGCGGACGCGGGCCGTCGAGGTGCTCGACCGGGTCGGCATCCCCGACGCGGCGCGGCGCTCGCGCGCACGGCCGCACGAGTTCAGCGGCGGCATGCGCCAGCGGGTGCTGATCGCGATGGCCCTGGCCTGCGAGCCGCGACTGCTGGTCGCCGACGAGCCGACCACCGCGCTGGACGTCACCGTGCAGGCCCAGGTGCTGGACCTGCTGCACGAGTTGCGGGCCGAGACCGGGGCCGGACTGGTCCTGGTGACCCACGACCTGGGCGTGGTCGCCGGGAGCGTCGACCGGGTGCTGGTGATGAAGGACGGCCGGGCGGTCGAGCACGGCCCGGTCGCCGAGGTGCTGGGCACCCCGCGCGAGCCGTACACCCGGACGCTGCTGGCGGCGGTGCCGCGGGTCGACGCGGCGCGTGCGCCGCGCACCCCGCAACCACTGGTCGAACCGACCGGGCCGACCGGGCTCTCCAAGCCGATCGGGCCGACCGGGACCGGCGACCTGCTGCTCGAAGCCACCGACCTGCGCAAGGAGTTCGCCGGCCGCGGCAGCCTCGGCCGGCGCGCCGCCCCCGTCACCGCCGTGGACGGCGTCTCGCTCACCGTGCGGGCCGGCGAGACGCTGGGCGTCGTCGGCGAGTCCGGCTCGGGCAAGACCACACTCGGACGAATGCTGGTCCGCCTGCTGGAACCGACCGGCGGCCGGCTCCACTACCGCGGCCGGGACATCGGGGCACTCGAGGAGAAGGAACTCCGCCCGATCCGGCAGGAGTTGCAGATGGTCTTCCAGGACCCGGTCTCCTCGCTCAACCCGCGCCGCAGCATCGGGGAGTCCGTCGCCGACCCGCTGCGCATCGCCGGCGGAACCGACGAGCGCCGGATCCGCACCCGGGTCGGCGAGCTCCTCGAACGCGTGGGCCTGGACCCCGACTGGTACCACCGGTACCCGCACGAGTTCTCCGGCGGACAGCGGCAACGGGTCGGCATCGCCCGGGCCCTGGCTCCGGAGCCCCGGCTGATCGTCTGCGACGAACCGGTCTCCGCCCTGGATGTCACCACCCAGGCCCAAGTGGTCGAGTTGCTCGGCACGTTGCAGCGCGACCTCGGCCTCGCACTGATCTTCGTCGCCCACGACCTCGCCGTGGTCCGACAGGTGAGCGACCGGGTCGCCGTGATGCAGTCCGGACGGATCGTGGAGCAGGGCGACGCCGACACGGTCTACGACTCCCCCCAACACCCTTACACCAAGGGCCTGCTGGCCGCCGTACCGGTCCTGGACCCGGTCGAGGCGGCCGCCCGCCGCCACCTCCGACTGGCCACCGCCGGAGCCTGA
- a CDS encoding snapalysin family zinc-dependent metalloprotease: MLHSKWFAAAGTAAAVTLLLAPTAQAVPTLAPTAAAAVTTLRYDATRAPGWEAAVTAGVASWNSNARNVKLVPAQPGTRAEIQIVATSGWPQATLGPVRPGGQARVELGSQAVTEGHDKTRIAAHEIGHTLGLPDTKPGPCSQLMSGSSAGTSCRNAVPDATERARVDSAYAGRTATLTPTDGRLLVDAS; encoded by the coding sequence ATGCTCCACTCGAAGTGGTTCGCCGCAGCCGGGACCGCCGCGGCCGTCACCCTGCTCCTGGCCCCCACCGCGCAGGCCGTGCCCACCCTCGCGCCGACAGCCGCTGCCGCCGTGACCACACTGCGCTACGACGCCACCCGGGCCCCCGGCTGGGAGGCCGCCGTCACGGCCGGGGTCGCCTCCTGGAACTCCAACGCCCGCAACGTCAAGCTGGTCCCGGCCCAGCCCGGCACCCGGGCCGAGATCCAGATCGTCGCCACCAGCGGCTGGCCGCAGGCCACCTTGGGCCCGGTCCGCCCGGGCGGCCAGGCCAGGGTGGAACTCGGCAGTCAGGCCGTCACCGAGGGCCACGACAAGACCCGCATCGCGGCCCACGAGATCGGCCACACCCTCGGGCTCCCGGACACCAAGCCCGGCCCCTGCTCCCAGCTGATGTCGGGCTCCAGCGCCGGCACCAGCTGCAGGAACGCCGTGCCCGACGCCACCGAACGGGCCCGGGTCGACTCCGCCTACGCCGGCCGCACCGCCACCCTCACGCCGACGGACGGCCGCCTCCTCGTCGACGCCTCCTGA